The following proteins are encoded in a genomic region of Toxotes jaculatrix isolate fToxJac2 chromosome 3, fToxJac2.pri, whole genome shotgun sequence:
- the tmcc1b gene encoding transmembrane and coiled-coil domains protein 1b isoform X1 — translation MDQGSSEQSPEEPDTGGRAEPEVGRRASESEHGLSKITHNALENMGALGHGLKQFFQPQRRRSSVSPHDSVSSCTGAPPSEPIDVGLEVGDAPASSALPLDSDNPAASAPPAALSRVLQQFRGGPPMRRGTSLQSRRSKAGGTGDPPQKGSPQIHRRSTHEALLQAGRPRSSSTTDTPSSPALADMLLTSGYHSTEEPDKLDRYDGSGPAVSPNALPYGADGYDVVDSTPDPQRTKQAIAQLQQKILKLTEQIKIEQTARDDNVAEYLKLANNADKQQSARIKQVFEKKNQKSAQTIQQLQRKLEHYHRKLREVEHNGIPRQPKDVFRDMHQGLKDVGAKVTGGLSSFSQATHSAAGAVVSKPREIASLIRNKFGSADNIAALKDSLDETQGDEGVGPGATRTLGTGQLQSSPKYGSDDDCSSATSGSAGANSTTGAPGGPPSSKGNTLDQAQASGFDAILHEIQELRENQGRLEESFENLKAHYQRDYTMIMEALQEERYRCERLEEQLNDLTELHQNEILNLKQELASMEEKIAYQSYERARDIQEALEACQTRISKMELQQQQQQVVQLEGLENATARTLLGKLINVLLAVMAVLLVFVSTVANCVVPLMKTRSRTLSTLLLVILLAFLWRHWDAISEYLHRFLLHPR, via the exons ATGGATCAGGGTAGTAGTGAGCAGAGTCCAGAGGAGCCGGACACAGGAGGCCGAGCGGAGCCGGAGGTCGGCAGGAGGGCGTCGGAGTCAGAGCACGGCTTGTCCAAAATCACCCATAATGCCCTGGAGAACATGGGAGCGTTGGGCCATGGTCTGAAGCAGTTCTTCCAGCCACAGCGCCGACGCTCCTCCGTTTCCCCGCATGACTCCGTCTCGTCCTGCACAGGCGCCCCTCCCTCTGAACCCATTGATGTAGGGTTAGAAGTAGGGGACGCTCCTGCCTCCTCGGCCCTCCCTTTGGATTCTGACAACCCTGCCGCTTCCGcccctcctgcagctctgagcCGTGTTCTGCAGCAGTTCCGAGGTGGTCCACCAATGAGGCGAGGCACCAGCCTGCAGAGCCGCCGCAGCAAGGCGGGGGGCACTGGGGATCCGCCCCAGAAAGGTAGCCCCCAGATCCACAGGCGCAGCACCCATGAGGCCCTGCTGCAGGCTGGACGCCCACGCTCCTCCTcaaccacagacacacccaGCAGCCCAGCGTTAGctgacatgctgctgacctctgGTTACCACTCCACCGAGGAGCCTGACAAG CTGGATCGTTATGATGGATCGGGCCCTGCTGTGTCACCCAATGCCCTCCCCTACGGTGCAGACGGTTATGATGTAGTTGATAGTACCCCAGACCCCCAGCGAACTAAGCAGGCCATCGCCCAACTACAACAGAAGATCCTCAAGCTCACAGAACAAATCAAGATTGAACAAACTGCACGTGACGACAACGTGGCTGAATACCTGAAACTCGCTAATaatgcagacaaacaacaaagtgCACGCATCAAACAAGTGTTTGAGAAGAAGAACCAAAAGTCAGCTCAGACTATTCAGCAACTGCAGAGGAAGCTGGAGCACTATCACCGGAAGCTCCGTGAGGTGGAGCACAACGGCATCCCTCGCCAGCCCAAAGATGTTTTTCGAGACATGCACCAGGGGCTGAAAGATGTTGGAGCTAAG GTGACAGGTGGCCTCTCCAGCTTCTCTCAGGCCACTCATTCTGCAGCTGGAGCTGTGGTGTCCAAGCCGAGAGAAATCGCTTCCCTCATCCGCAACAAGTTTGGCAGTGCTGATAATATTGCAGCCCTGAAAGACTCTTTGGATGAAACCCAGGGAGATGAGGGTGTCGGTCCTGGGGCAACGAGGACCCTTGGGACAGGGCAGCTGCAGTCCAGCCCAAAATATGGTAGTGATGATGACTGTTCTAGTGCTACGTCTGGCTCTGCGGGAGCCAATAGCACTACCGGAGCCCCTGGAGGCCCCCCTAGCTCCAAGGGCAATACCCTTGATCAAGCCCAAGCCTCTGGCTTTGATGCTATTCTCCATGAGATCCAGGAGCTCCGGGAAAACCAAGGTCGACTTGAGGAGTCCTTTGAAAACTTGAAAGCCCACTATCAGCGGGACTACACAATGATAATGGAGGCCCTGCAAGAGGAACGATACAG GTGTGAGCGTTTGGAAGAACAACTCAATGATTTGACAGAACTGCACCAGAATGAAATTCTGAACTTGAAACAGGAACTAGCCAGCATGGAGGAGAAAATTGCTTATCAGTCTTATGAAAGAGCGAGGGACATTCAG GAGGCGCTAGAGGCATGTCAGACACGCATCTCCaagatggagctgcagcagcagcaacagcaggtgGTGCAGCTGGAGGGACTGGAGAATGCCACAGCGCGGACTCTTCTTGGAAAACTAATCAATGTGCTGCTAGCTGTTATGGCAGTCCTtttggtgtttgtgtccacagtgGCAAACTGTGTCGTCCCGTTAATGAAAACACGCAGTCGCACGCTTTCTACGCTGCTCCTCGTAATCCTCCTTGCCTTCCTCTGGAGGCATTGGGATGCTATTTCAGAGTATCTGCATCGCTTTCTCCTGCACCCCAGATGA
- the tmcc1b gene encoding transmembrane and coiled-coil domains protein 1b isoform X2, protein MRRGTSLQSRRSKAGGTGDPPQKGSPQIHRRSTHEALLQAGRPRSSSTTDTPSSPALADMLLTSGYHSTEEPDKLDRYDGSGPAVSPNALPYGADGYDVVDSTPDPQRTKQAIAQLQQKILKLTEQIKIEQTARDDNVAEYLKLANNADKQQSARIKQVFEKKNQKSAQTIQQLQRKLEHYHRKLREVEHNGIPRQPKDVFRDMHQGLKDVGAKVTGGLSSFSQATHSAAGAVVSKPREIASLIRNKFGSADNIAALKDSLDETQGDEGVGPGATRTLGTGQLQSSPKYGSDDDCSSATSGSAGANSTTGAPGGPPSSKGNTLDQAQASGFDAILHEIQELRENQGRLEESFENLKAHYQRDYTMIMEALQEERYRCERLEEQLNDLTELHQNEILNLKQELASMEEKIAYQSYERARDIQEALEACQTRISKMELQQQQQQVVQLEGLENATARTLLGKLINVLLAVMAVLLVFVSTVANCVVPLMKTRSRTLSTLLLVILLAFLWRHWDAISEYLHRFLLHPR, encoded by the exons ATGAGGCGAGGCACCAGCCTGCAGAGCCGCCGCAGCAAGGCGGGGGGCACTGGGGATCCGCCCCAGAAAGGTAGCCCCCAGATCCACAGGCGCAGCACCCATGAGGCCCTGCTGCAGGCTGGACGCCCACGCTCCTCCTcaaccacagacacacccaGCAGCCCAGCGTTAGctgacatgctgctgacctctgGTTACCACTCCACCGAGGAGCCTGACAAG CTGGATCGTTATGATGGATCGGGCCCTGCTGTGTCACCCAATGCCCTCCCCTACGGTGCAGACGGTTATGATGTAGTTGATAGTACCCCAGACCCCCAGCGAACTAAGCAGGCCATCGCCCAACTACAACAGAAGATCCTCAAGCTCACAGAACAAATCAAGATTGAACAAACTGCACGTGACGACAACGTGGCTGAATACCTGAAACTCGCTAATaatgcagacaaacaacaaagtgCACGCATCAAACAAGTGTTTGAGAAGAAGAACCAAAAGTCAGCTCAGACTATTCAGCAACTGCAGAGGAAGCTGGAGCACTATCACCGGAAGCTCCGTGAGGTGGAGCACAACGGCATCCCTCGCCAGCCCAAAGATGTTTTTCGAGACATGCACCAGGGGCTGAAAGATGTTGGAGCTAAG GTGACAGGTGGCCTCTCCAGCTTCTCTCAGGCCACTCATTCTGCAGCTGGAGCTGTGGTGTCCAAGCCGAGAGAAATCGCTTCCCTCATCCGCAACAAGTTTGGCAGTGCTGATAATATTGCAGCCCTGAAAGACTCTTTGGATGAAACCCAGGGAGATGAGGGTGTCGGTCCTGGGGCAACGAGGACCCTTGGGACAGGGCAGCTGCAGTCCAGCCCAAAATATGGTAGTGATGATGACTGTTCTAGTGCTACGTCTGGCTCTGCGGGAGCCAATAGCACTACCGGAGCCCCTGGAGGCCCCCCTAGCTCCAAGGGCAATACCCTTGATCAAGCCCAAGCCTCTGGCTTTGATGCTATTCTCCATGAGATCCAGGAGCTCCGGGAAAACCAAGGTCGACTTGAGGAGTCCTTTGAAAACTTGAAAGCCCACTATCAGCGGGACTACACAATGATAATGGAGGCCCTGCAAGAGGAACGATACAG GTGTGAGCGTTTGGAAGAACAACTCAATGATTTGACAGAACTGCACCAGAATGAAATTCTGAACTTGAAACAGGAACTAGCCAGCATGGAGGAGAAAATTGCTTATCAGTCTTATGAAAGAGCGAGGGACATTCAG GAGGCGCTAGAGGCATGTCAGACACGCATCTCCaagatggagctgcagcagcagcaacagcaggtgGTGCAGCTGGAGGGACTGGAGAATGCCACAGCGCGGACTCTTCTTGGAAAACTAATCAATGTGCTGCTAGCTGTTATGGCAGTCCTtttggtgtttgtgtccacagtgGCAAACTGTGTCGTCCCGTTAATGAAAACACGCAGTCGCACGCTTTCTACGCTGCTCCTCGTAATCCTCCTTGCCTTCCTCTGGAGGCATTGGGATGCTATTTCAGAGTATCTGCATCGCTTTCTCCTGCACCCCAGATGA
- the LOC121178968 gene encoding transmembrane and coiled-coil domains protein 1-like has translation MIHVARMLLLSSSHMAGEVLDILDKCIKPAGESDVSQALSVQRGFYHRCRAFYRLFPFTVYLGAVVFKLGEIFSLICCEFDSADNIAALNDLDETQGAEGVGPGGTKTVGAGQLQSSWKYGGDDDCSRVTSGSAGAPGGNSNSSSRDNTSDHEQSSGSHDLLHEIQELWEKQGQLEEGLEILKAFYQRDYIVIVKALEEEVCRCELLEEQLNDLTELHQNEILNLKEDLASMEEKTAFQSYERATNVHEALEACQTRISKMELQQQQQVEQLDGLVKTTAWTLLGKLISVLLAVTSVLLVFVSTVTNCVVPLMKTFSRMLSTLLFVLLFSFLWRHWDTISEYHHHLSCIKHPEKRDNQS, from the exons ATGATTCATGTGGCGAGGATGCTGCTCCTCAGCAGCTCCCACATGGCCGGCGAAGTCCTTGACATCTTGGACAA GTGCATAAAGCCAGCAGGAGAGTCAGATGTTAGTCAAGCTCTTTCTGTACAGCGTGGGTTTTACCATCGTTGCAGGGCATTTTATAGACTATTTCCCTTCACTGTGTACCTTGGAG CTGTGGTATTCAAGCTGGGAGAAATCTTCTCTCTCATCTGCTGCGAGTTCGATAGCGCTGACAACATTGCAGCCCTGAATGACTTGGATGAAACCCAGGGAGCTGAAGGTGTAGGCCCTGGGGGAACAAAGACTGTTGGGGCAGGGCAGCTGCAGTCCAGCTGGAAGTATGGCGGTGATGATGACTGTTCTCGTGTTACTTCTGGCTCTGCAGGAGCGCCTGGAGGAAACAGTAATAGTAGCTCCAGGGACAATACCTCCGATCATGAGCAGTCCTCAGGCTCTCATGATTTACTCCATGAGATTCAAGAGCTCTGGGAAAAACAAGGTCAACTTGAGGAAGGCCTTGAAATCTTAAAAGCCTTTTACCAGCGAGATTACATAGTGATTGTGAAGGCCCTAGAAGAGGAAGTATGCAG ATGTGAACTTTTAGAAGAGCAGCTCAATGACTTGACAGAACTGCACCAGAACGAAATTTTGAACTTAAAAGAGGACCTAGCCAGCATGGAGGAGAAAACTGCTTTCCAGTCTTATGAAAGAGCAACAAATGTTCAT GAGGCGCTGGAGGCATGTCAGACACGCATCTCCaagatggagctgcagcagcaacagcaggtggagcagctggaTGGTTTGGTTAAGACCACAGCATGGACCCTTCTTGGAAAACTGATCAGTGTGCTGCTAGCTGTTACATCAGTACTtttggtgtttgtgtccacTGTGACCAACTGTGTCGTCCCcttaatgaaaacattcagcCGCATGCTTTCTACGCTGCTTTTTGtactcctcttctcctttctctggAGGCACTGGGATACTATTTCAGAGTATCATCACCACCTTTCTTGCATTAAGCAtcctgagaagagagacaatcAAAGTTGA
- the LOC121179026 gene encoding protein B4, with protein MPPKKPAADSADPPVPSSSDAPVEEKAESKSDAATLRKLAAHPSTAIMVREALKELDSRKGVSSQAIQNYIKQKYPSVDLVRLKHLVRRALKKGIENGTLVRPANSNVTTGAMGKFRLAPKVKETKPKTENTDPNVQKAPKPAKDGAKKPPKAGATKKKDGANEQAKSEEDLKPPKKSKKGEEATSKAAPAKKPKAKKAVGNEDGKGASDSTKTKPAKTNKEAKAGKASQSKAAKAGSDAAASKATGKRGKKTAE; from the exons ATGCCTCCTAAAAAGCCAGCAGCAGACTCTGCTGATCCGCCAGTGCCGTCCTCCAGCGATGCCCCGGTGGAAGAGAAAGCTGAGTCAAAATCAG ATGCTGCGACGCTGCGCAAACTTGCCGCTCATCCGTCCACAGCCATTATGGTGAGAGAGGCGCTTAAAGAGTTGGACTCACGCAAAGGGGTTTCATCCCAAGCGATCCAGAAttatattaaacaaaaatacCCCTCAGTGGATTTGGTGAGGTTGAAGCATTTGGTCCGTAGAGCCCTGAAAAAAGGAATCGAGAATGGCACGCTGGTGCGGCCTGCCAACTCCAATGTCACTACAGGCGCGATGGGAAAATTTAGG CTTGCACCAAAAGTCAAGGAGACAAAGCCAAAAACTGAGAACACGGATCCTAATGTGCAAAAAGCTCCAAAACCAGCAAAGGATGGAGCCAAGAAGCCTCCAAAAGCAG GTGCCACAAAGAAGAAAGATGGTGCCAATGAGCAAGCAAAGTCTGAAGAG gACTTAAAGCCTCCCAAAAAGTCAAAGAAAGGTGAAGAGGCTACCTCAAAGGCTGCTCCAGCAAAGAAGCCAAAAGCTAAAAAAGCGGTAGGGAACGAGGATGGCAAGGGAGCCTCTGATTCAACCAAAACCAAGCCAGCAAAGACCAACAAGGAGGCAAAAGCAGGGAAGGCATCCCAGAGTAAAGCTGCTAAAGCAggcagtgatgctgctgcttcaaaagCAACTGGGAAACGAgggaagaaaacagcagagtaa
- the LOC121179011 gene encoding uncharacterized protein LOC121179011 isoform X2: MAGHLLFVVLMYSFSENKAQVLLPPTLTVNPLVITDSDSVTLNCQTPSSVSASHCYFRFVRGGPAKSFSCLKTLSGTELLLLTHQTLPAEVKVTCFYLDGYQSQESIMSSIIIQNPQPKLTVNPLVITETDSVTLKCQTPSFVSVSQCLFYTVKEQNTRVASCLKTLTGTELLNMAHQSSPAVVEVTCYYTAEHRGGQYQSPQSNISSITIQTLPPPTLTVNPPMIRETDSVTLNCQTPSSVSVFHCYFITVKGQTLNVLSCLTTLTGAELLHTTHQSSPAEVKLTCYYRVKVFSATSPHSDISSITINNPVKEESHTTQTVLTFALTTDETSWIIGAAVTVGVPLLGLALLFIQIWIEKCVSTRPKANVTDDREYMADFDETYSIVTYQCNFERQQLHQP; the protein is encoded by the exons ATGGCTGGACACCTGCTGTTTGTCGTCCTCATGT ATTCATTTTCTGAGAACAAAGCTCAAG TCCTTCTCCCACCTACACTGACAGTGAATCCACTGGTGATCACAGACAGTGACTCAGTCACATTGAACTGTCAGACTCCATCGTCTGTTTCTGCGTCTCATTGTTATTTCCGCTTTGTGAGAGGAGGACCTGCCAAAAGCTTCTCTTGTCTGAAGACACTGTCGGGGactgagctgctgttgctgacaCATCAGACTTTACCTGCTGAGGTTAAAGTGACATGTTTTTACCTTGATGGTTATCAATCTCAAGAGAGTATCATGTCCTCCATCATCATACAAA atCCTCAGCCTAAACTGACAGTGAATCCACTGGtgatcacagagacagactcagtcaCATTGAAGTGTCAGACTCCAtcgtttgtttctgtgtctcagtgtcttttcTACACTGTGAAGGAACAAAATACCAGAGTCGCCTCTTGTCTGAAGACACTTACAGGAACTGAGCTGCTGAACATGGCCCATCAGAGTTCACCTGCTGTGGTTGAAGTAACATGTTATTACACTGCTGAGCACAGAGGAGGACAATATCAGTCCCCACAGAGTAACATATCCTCCATCACCATACAAA CCCTTCCTCCACCTACGCTGACAGTGAATCCACCGAtgatcagagagacagactcagTCACATTGAACTGTCAGACTCcatcatctgtttctgtgtttcactgttaTTTCATCACAGTGAAAGGACAAACGCTTAATGTCCTTTCTTGTCTGACGACACTAACgggagctgagctgctgcataCAACACATCAGAGTTCACCTGCTGAGGTTAAACTGACATGTTATTACAGGGTAAAGGTGTTCAGTGCTACATCTCCACACAGTGACATATCCTCCATCACCATAAACA ATCCTGTGAAAGAGGAGTCACACACGactcagacagtgctgacattTGCTCTGACTACAG ATGAGACATCATGGATTATTGGAGCAGCTGTGACTGTGGGTGTCCCCTTGCTTGGACTGGCACTTCTCTTTATTCAAATCTGGATTG aaaaatgtgtttccacaag accAAAAGCCAACGTCACTG ATGACAGGGAATATATG GCAGATTTTGATGAAACCTACAGTATCGTCACCTATCAATGCAACTTTG AGAGACAACAGCTGCATCAGCCCTGA
- the LOC121179011 gene encoding uncharacterized protein LOC121179011 isoform X1 has product MAGHLLFVVLMYSFSENKAQVLLPPTLTVNPLVITDSDSVTLNCQTPSSVSASHCYFRFVRGGPAKSFSCLKTLSGTELLLLTHQTLPAEVKVTCFYLDGYQSQESIMSSIIIQNPQPKLTVNPLVITETDSVTLKCQTPSFVSVSQCLFYTVKEQNTRVASCLKTLTGTELLNMAHQSSPAVVEVTCYYTAEHRGGQYQSPQSNISSITIQTLPPPTLTVNPPMIRETDSVTLNCQTPSSVSVFHCYFITVKGQTLNVLSCLTTLTGAELLHTTHQSSPAEVKLTCYYRVKVFSATSPHSDISSITINNAVKIESSTMQSMPSSTKATDPVKEESHTTQTVLTFALTTDETSWIIGAAVTVGVPLLGLALLFIQIWIEKCVSTRPKANVTDDREYMADFDETYSIVTYQCNFERQQLHQP; this is encoded by the exons ATGGCTGGACACCTGCTGTTTGTCGTCCTCATGT ATTCATTTTCTGAGAACAAAGCTCAAG TCCTTCTCCCACCTACACTGACAGTGAATCCACTGGTGATCACAGACAGTGACTCAGTCACATTGAACTGTCAGACTCCATCGTCTGTTTCTGCGTCTCATTGTTATTTCCGCTTTGTGAGAGGAGGACCTGCCAAAAGCTTCTCTTGTCTGAAGACACTGTCGGGGactgagctgctgttgctgacaCATCAGACTTTACCTGCTGAGGTTAAAGTGACATGTTTTTACCTTGATGGTTATCAATCTCAAGAGAGTATCATGTCCTCCATCATCATACAAA atCCTCAGCCTAAACTGACAGTGAATCCACTGGtgatcacagagacagactcagtcaCATTGAAGTGTCAGACTCCAtcgtttgtttctgtgtctcagtgtcttttcTACACTGTGAAGGAACAAAATACCAGAGTCGCCTCTTGTCTGAAGACACTTACAGGAACTGAGCTGCTGAACATGGCCCATCAGAGTTCACCTGCTGTGGTTGAAGTAACATGTTATTACACTGCTGAGCACAGAGGAGGACAATATCAGTCCCCACAGAGTAACATATCCTCCATCACCATACAAA CCCTTCCTCCACCTACGCTGACAGTGAATCCACCGAtgatcagagagacagactcagTCACATTGAACTGTCAGACTCcatcatctgtttctgtgtttcactgttaTTTCATCACAGTGAAAGGACAAACGCTTAATGTCCTTTCTTGTCTGACGACACTAACgggagctgagctgctgcataCAACACATCAGAGTTCACCTGCTGAGGTTAAACTGACATGTTATTACAGGGTAAAGGTGTTCAGTGCTACATCTCCACACAGTGACATATCCTCCATCACCATAAACA ATGCTGTGAAAATAGAGTCAAGCACAATGCAAAGTATGCCATCATCTACTAAAGCCACAG ATCCTGTGAAAGAGGAGTCACACACGactcagacagtgctgacattTGCTCTGACTACAG ATGAGACATCATGGATTATTGGAGCAGCTGTGACTGTGGGTGTCCCCTTGCTTGGACTGGCACTTCTCTTTATTCAAATCTGGATTG aaaaatgtgtttccacaag accAAAAGCCAACGTCACTG ATGACAGGGAATATATG GCAGATTTTGATGAAACCTACAGTATCGTCACCTATCAATGCAACTTTG AGAGACAACAGCTGCATCAGCCCTGA